One Spinacia oleracea cultivar Varoflay chromosome 4, BTI_SOV_V1, whole genome shotgun sequence DNA segment encodes these proteins:
- the LOC110787821 gene encoding uncharacterized protein produces MASSGSIPNSGARNDDDVNDGNGNHKSALTLEGMKEIIEELRKDPIFGDTPGETSDNRMDLMRLIMSELLQGNRQKPRSEQEECSNMFKKFASHKPPTYDGKPDPTEFEEWISDMEKLFDATQCPKKWKVNYAVFYLKGQANLWWKNVKGIQNEPGFGWEKLTEAMREQFYPYSLQLQMESEFIKLSQAKKNVLEYAMKFNELARFSPDLVTTDRQRMNRFEGGLNIEIRDRLSSSRISTFQELYDRAINVERIIKLREETYGKRKGNFEENQPNNKKQNVSYQGGNNENQNFNKNRGCAKCGRWNHTEKECRIGTRDCFKCGSKDHQIRDCPQIHREQGDRRNDVNKGNGGTTNFNRNPPRGPTSNGRVFLMQGKDDDANDNDDFASME; encoded by the coding sequence ATGGCTTCAAGCGGAAGTATTCCTAATAGTGGCGCAAGAAACGATGACGATGTTAACGATGGCAATGGTAATCACAAATCTGCACTAACGCTGGAAGGAATGAAAGAAATAATTGAAGAATTGCGCAAGGATCCCATTTTCGGTGACACCCCAGGAGAAACAAGTGATAATCGAATGGACTTAATGAGATTGATAATGTCGGAACTTCTGCAAGGAAATCGTCAGAAGCCAAGGTCAGAGCAAGAAGAATGCTCCAACATGTTCAAGAAGTTCGCTTCTCATAAGCCCCCTACTTATGATGGCAAGCCAGACCCTACTGAATTTGAGGAATGGATTAGCGATATGGAGAAGTTATTTGATGCAACTCAATGCCCCAAGAAATGGAAGGTTAACTACGCCGTCTTTTACTTGAAAGGACAAGCCAACCTGTGGTGGAAAAATGTTAAAGGAATCCAAAATGAGCCTGGTTTTGGTTGGGAAAAACTAACGGAAGCTATGCGGGAACAGTTTTATCCCTATTCTCTGCAACTGCAAATGGAATCGGAATTTATCAAATTGAGTCAAGCAAAGAAGAATGTTCTGGAATATGCGATGAAATTCAATGAGCTTGCTCGATTTTCCCCTGACCTGGTGACTACTGATAGGCAAAGGATGAATCGATTTGAAGGAGGATTAAACATTGAGATCCGTGATCGTCTCTCGAGTTCTAGAATTTCCACTTTCCAAGAGTTGTATGATCGAGCAATTAACGTCGAAAGAATTATCAAGCTTCGAGAAGAAACATATGGAAAACGAAAAGGAAACTTCGAAGAAAATCAACCGAACAATAAGAAACAAAATGTTAGCTATCAAGGAGGGAACAACGAAAACCAAAACTTTAACAAGAATCGTGGATGCGCCAAGTGTGGAAGATGGAACCATACTGAGAAAGAATGTCGAATTGGCACGCGAGATTGCTTCAAGTGCGGTAGCAAGGATCACCAAATCAGGGATTGTCCACAAATACATCGAGAGCAAGGTGATAGGAGAAACGATGTGAACAAAGGAAATGGTGGCACTACAAATTTCAACCGTAATCCCCCACGTGGACCAACTTCGAATGGAAGAGTGTTTTTAATGCAGGGAAAAGACGATGATGCAAATGACAATGACGACTTCGCTAGTATGGAGTGA